The Bacteroidales bacterium nucleotide sequence GATCCTACCGTCGAAAAGTTCCTGCGCGAAGCCCGATTTCCTTTTGCCATCGGCTATGGCCTCACTGAAACCTCTCCCCTTATTGCCGGCGGTATAGGAAAAAAAATTGCCTTTCAGTCCACCGGGCCGGTTCTTCCCGATGTGAAAGTGCGCATCGACCTGTCGGCAGGCACTGAACCCGGACAGGGAGAAATTGTCGTACGCGGAGACAACGTCATGAAAGGTTATTACAAACGACCCGACCTTACAGCCGAAGTTTTGAGTCCTGACGGCTGGTTCCGCACCGGAGACCTTGGTTTTATTGATCAGAAAGGAAACCTCCATATCAACGGCCGTATTAAAAATATGATTATCGGTGCCAACGGGAAAAATATCATGCCGGAAGAAATTGAATCAGTGATCAACAGCTATAACTATGTTGTTGAGTCTGTTGTGGTTAAAAAGAAAGATAAACTGATTGCCTATGTTTACCTCAACCGGGATGAAATAGAAGCCAGGCTGGATGAATTTATTGCCAATGCCAGGAATTCCGGCCGTGATGCCATCAGCAATGCCGAACAGGCCATCGATTTGTTCCTGAAAGACCTTCAGAAATACGTGAACGAACGGGTAAACAAATTCTCCCAGCTTCAGGCTGTTGAATATTATCCCCAGCCTTTCGAGAAAACAGCGACCCAGAAAATCAAAAGATATCTGTATTACTGATCGTCTTCCCTCGGCAAGATCCATCTTTAACTATTCCTTAACATTCTGTTAGCGTTTTCTTTAAACAACGTTACTACCTTGCGTTGGTAGAAATACTGCTATATGTATACCCAAACAGAAGAACCGAATTCACATGCCAGTAAGAAGAAGATCTGCCCTGAACCAAATTTCTTAACAGATGCGATTGCTTCAGAACCTGGCAAAATCTGACAGGAAGTTCTTAACAATTTATTAAAGAATATCATTTAATTCAAATAGTATGAAAAAGTCTTTTATCATTTTATCAGTAATTTTTCTGCCTGCGGCAGTCCTCCTCAGTTCATGTTCTCCCCGTTCCTCTGGTAAGGGAGAGGCACTGACCGGAGAAGTCAAGATTGACGGCTCCAGTACCGTGTTTCCTTTAAGTGAAGCTGTGGCAGAGGAATTTCGCAACAGCTATCCGAATGTAAAGGTCACTGTAGGTGAGTCTGGTACCGGCGGGGGTTTTAAAAAATTCAGCAGGGGAGAAACAGATATCAACGATGCTTCGCGTCCGATCCGACCCGAAGAAATTGAAGCCTGTAAAGCAAATAACATTTCGTATCTTGAGCTGGAGGTAGCTTATGACGGTCTGGCAGTTGTAGTTCATCCTTCCAATACCTGGGCAAAAGAAATCAAGGTATCGGAACTGAAGAAATTATGGGAACCGGCTGCACAGGGCAAAATCATGCGCTGGAACCAGATCAGACCCGAATGGCCCGACAAGGAAATTCATTTGTTCGGTGCCGGTACTGCTTCGGGCACATTCGATTACTTTACTGAAGCCATTGTGGGTGAGGCAAAGAGCAGCAGAGGGGATTATACGGCCAGCGAAGATGATAATGTTCTGGTTCAGGGGATTGCCTCTGATGAACTGGCACTCGGCTATTTTGGGCTTGCCTATTTCGAAAACAACCAGGATAAGCTACGCATTCTCCCTATCGATGCAGAAAACGGAAACGGACCTGTCACCCCTACCGCAGAGACGGTAAAGAGCAAAAAGTACACCCCGCTGTCCCGACCCCTGTTCATCTATGTCAACAGCAAATCCCTCGAAAGGAAAGAAGTACAGCGTTTTGTGTCATTCTACCTTGAACATTGCGGCACCCTTGCTTCTGATGTTGGTTATGTTGCTCTTATACCTGACGAATTGAAGGTTACGCAGGCCCGCTGGGAAGAATTTCAGAAACAGTTTGCCAAATAAGAAACCTTGTTATGGCTGGTCTGAAGAAGCAGGAAAAAGTCATTGAAGGAATTCTTAAAGGAAGCGCCTGGTTTACCATACTGATAACCATTGGTATTATCTGGGTGCTTCTTTATGAAACGGTAATTTTTTTCAGGCATGTATCTTTAATTGAGTTTTTTACAGCCACTGAATGGACACCACTTTTCACTATTAAAAAATACGGGATCCTGCCTCTTCTCACCGCCACCTTTCTCACTTCCTTTATCGCCATTGCCGTGGCACTGCCGCTGGGGCTTACCATTGCCATTTATCTGAGTGAATATGCCAATCCTGCATTCAGAAGAATTGTCAAACCTGTTCTTGAATTGCTCGCTTCAATTCCCACTGTTGTTTATGGATTTTTTGCCCTCACCACCGTAACGCCTTTTCTCCAAAATTTCATTCCCGGCATGGCCGGATTCAATGCATTGAGCCCGGGTATTGTGATGGGCATAATGATTATGCCGCTGATAACTTCCCTGAGCGAGGATGCCCTGTATGCCATTCCCGGATCCATGCGTTTCGCATCCTATGCACTTGGGGCATCGCGGTTTCAGACCACCTTCAGGGTGCTTCTTCCTGCGGCCTCTTCGGGTATCGGGGTTTCCGTAATCCTTGCTATCTCAAGGGCCATCGGCGAAACGATGATTGTTGCCATTGCCGCCGGCCAACAGCCCCGGTTGACGCTCAATCCGCTGGTGCCTGTTGAAACCATTACCACATATATTGTTCAGGTAAGTATGGGCGACGTACCCCAGAATTCGCCTGAATTCCGGTCCATTTTTGCGGCCGGCATGGTGCTCTTCCTGTTTACTTTTGGTATCAACAATCTGGGTTTGTATCTCAAACGGAAATTTTACCAGAAATATGAACTTTAGAACCTATAAACGCATCAGCGACCGCTCCTTTAACATTTTTGGCCTGCTGATAACCCTTTCAGGCCTGGTGGTTCTGGGCATATTTCTCTTTCAGATCGCCCAGAAAGGCCTTGGCAGAGTCAGCTGGCAGTTTCTTACCTCCCTTCCCTCCCGTTTCCCTGAAAAAGCAGGTATTTTTACGGCCCTGATGGGAACTGTATGGATTATGTTTCTGACAGCCCTGATAGCAATTCCTGTTGGAATTATGGCAGCTATTTATCTCGAAGAGTATGCCAAACAGAACCGATGGGGACGAATTCTTGAAATCAATATTTCCAATCTTGCCGGGGTGCCGTCTATTATTTACGGTATTTTAGGGCTTGAAGTCTTTTCACGGACCCTGGGACTGGGAAACAGCCTTCTTACGGGCAGTTTAACCCTGTCTCTTCTCATTCTTCCCATTATTATTGTCTCTACGCGGGAAGCATTGCGGGCAGTTCCTGTCAGCCTCAGGGAAGGATCGTATGCCCTTGGGGCCACCAAATGGCAGACTATATACCGCCTCATCCTGCCATCGGCGCTGGGAAACATTCTTACGGGAGTAATTCTTGCCCTTTCACGTGCTGTTGGCGAAGCGGCACCGCTGATTGTCGCCGGAGCTCTGGTATATGTGCCGTTTGCCCCTTCGTCTCCCATGGACAATTATTCCGTTCTGCCCATTCAGATTTTCAACTGGGTATCCCGCCCGCAGCTGGCGTTTGAAACCAATGCTGCCGCCGGAATCATCATTCTTCTGATATTCACCTTCCTGATGAATGGAATTGCCATTTTTTACCGGAACAGAATGCAAAAGAAGTTTAAATGGTAGAAGCCGATACCAGAGAAAAAGAGATTAACAAAGAGATTTCTCCTTCCCATGTTCCAAACAAAACATTGGCACCTTGAGTGAAAGAATGTTTTGTCATTCTTGAATACTTCATTAACTTTCGCAAGAAATTATCATTTTATTTTTGAATACCGCCCGTGAGGGTGATGGTTTCTTCACGTTAAATATATAATGTATATGAAGTATTTTTCCCTTATTGGCATTCTGGCATGCGCAGCAGCTATTTTGTTTTCCTGCTCAGAACCAACAGCGAATGTTAGAAACACCGAAGACTTTAATTCAGACTGGAAATT carries:
- the pstA gene encoding phosphate ABC transporter permease PstA encodes the protein MNFRTYKRISDRSFNIFGLLITLSGLVVLGIFLFQIAQKGLGRVSWQFLTSLPSRFPEKAGIFTALMGTVWIMFLTALIAIPVGIMAAIYLEEYAKQNRWGRILEINISNLAGVPSIIYGILGLEVFSRTLGLGNSLLTGSLTLSLLILPIIIVSTREALRAVPVSLREGSYALGATKWQTIYRLILPSALGNILTGVILALSRAVGEAAPLIVAGALVYVPFAPSSPMDNYSVLPIQIFNWVSRPQLAFETNAAAGIIILLIFTFLMNGIAIFYRNRMQKKFKW
- a CDS encoding PstS family phosphate ABC transporter substrate-binding protein, whose product is MKKSFIILSVIFLPAAVLLSSCSPRSSGKGEALTGEVKIDGSSTVFPLSEAVAEEFRNSYPNVKVTVGESGTGGGFKKFSRGETDINDASRPIRPEEIEACKANNISYLELEVAYDGLAVVVHPSNTWAKEIKVSELKKLWEPAAQGKIMRWNQIRPEWPDKEIHLFGAGTASGTFDYFTEAIVGEAKSSRGDYTASEDDNVLVQGIASDELALGYFGLAYFENNQDKLRILPIDAENGNGPVTPTAETVKSKKYTPLSRPLFIYVNSKSLERKEVQRFVSFYLEHCGTLASDVGYVALIPDELKVTQARWEEFQKQFAK
- the pstC gene encoding phosphate ABC transporter permease subunit PstC; this encodes MKKQEKVIEGILKGSAWFTILITIGIIWVLLYETVIFFRHVSLIEFFTATEWTPLFTIKKYGILPLLTATFLTSFIAIAVALPLGLTIAIYLSEYANPAFRRIVKPVLELLASIPTVVYGFFALTTVTPFLQNFIPGMAGFNALSPGIVMGIMIMPLITSLSEDALYAIPGSMRFASYALGASRFQTTFRVLLPAASSGIGVSVILAISRAIGETMIVAIAAGQQPRLTLNPLVPVETITTYIVQVSMGDVPQNSPEFRSIFAAGMVLFLFTFGINNLGLYLKRKFYQKYEL